The nucleotide sequence AGCTGGATAGATACCAGACAGCCACTCCTCCGAGAATTGCCAAATCTTCAATTGATTTTTCAAAAACAGAGGAATTAAAGGGAGAAGATAAGCCACGATATTTTTCTTACGAAACAAAAAAAGAATATAATTCGACTTTACCAACTTGGCTTACATTCACAACACCTGAAACAATAAAAGTGGGACAGGAAATGTTAAAATATTCGCCAATTGTTACAGGAATTGTAAGTACAAAGGGGCCACGACATTGTCCTTCACTTGATAGAAAGATTATGAACTTTCCAGAAAAAACAAATCATCAGATATTTCTGGAGCAGGAATCTGTGGAATCGGACGAAATCTATATAAATGGATTTACAACAGCAATGCCACCATTTGCACAGGAAGCGATGTTAAAAACAATCAGCGGGCTTGAAAATGCCAAAATTGTACGTTACGGGTATGCGGTGGAATATAACTTTGTACCTGCGTATCAGTTAAAATTAACTCTTGAAACAAAAGTTCTGGATGGACTTTATACAGCGGGGACGATTAATGGAACGAGTGGATATGAAGAGGCTGCCTGTCAAGGATTTATGGCTGGAGTGAATGCTGCGAGAAAAATTTTAGGAAAAAAGGAAATTGTGATTGACAGAAGTGAGGGATATATCGGTGTTTTGATAGACGATATAATAAACAAAAAAACGCCAGAGCCTTATCGTGTATTGCCTTCAAGAGCTGAATACAGACTGACTTTGCGTCAAGACAACATTTTTATAAGACTTTTGGAAAAAGCGAAGGAAATTGGGTTATTAGATGCTGAAAAATTGACAGAACTTGAAGATACGTGTCAGGAAATTGAAAATGAAATCGAAAGACTAAAGAGCATTACAGTTTATCCAACTAAGGAAAATAATGAAAAATTACTTGAAATTGTAGAAAAACAAAATCAATCTGAAAGTGAGGAAATTGAAAAAAATAGTAAAAATAGTATGAACAGCCCTGTTTCAGCCTTTGAATTTCTTGCGAGAAAAGAAATTAATTATGATAATTTAAGTGAATTTGTGGAAACTGTGGAATTATCGGATTTAGCGAAGGAACAAGTAGAAATAAATGCGAAATATAACGTATTTATTGAAAGGGAAAAGGCACAGATTGAGAAATTTAAAAAACTGGAAAAAATGATAATTCCAAAGGACTTTGACTATGAAAGTGTAAAAGGGCTTAGTAATATTGCCATTTCGGGGCTTATATGTGGACAGCCTGAAACAATTGGGCAGGCTAGCAGAATTAGTGGAGTTACTTATAATGATATTTCACTTTTAATTGCGATTTTGAAGAATTGATGTATAAAGTTAAATAATACTGGAGTTTGAATAGCATAGTTATGGTTTTCAAGTTCAGTTTTAATTAATTTTATTATGATATTTGAAAATTTAGGAAGGAAAAGAATGGAAGAAAGTATAAAAGAAAAAAACAGTTTAGCAGATAACAAAAAAACAAGGTTTGGAACGGAATCAATCCCAAAACTTCTGATTTCACTTGCAATACCGGCAATTATTGCCAATCTTGTGAATGCGCTTTATAATATTGTGGATCAAGTTTTTATCGGGCAGAAAATCGGATTTTTGGGAAATGCGGCTACGAATGTGGCTTTTCCACTTACGACAATTTGTCTTGCGATTGGACTTATGACGGGAGTGGGGGCTGCGACGAACTTTAATCTGGAATTAGGTAGAAAGCGTCCAAAAAGAGCAAAAAGTGTGGCTGGAACGGCAGTAACGATGCTTCTTTTAGGTGGAATTATATTATGCATATTGATTAATATATTTTTAAAGCCTATGTTAACAGCATTCGGTGCGACAAATCAGATTTTTGACTATGCTATTGAATATACTCGGATTACATCTTTAGGGATACCATTTTTATTATTTTCAATAGGGGCAAACCCTTTGGTAAGAGCTGATGGAAATGCCTTTTATTCGATGCTTGCGATAGTTGTTGGATCGCTTGTAAATACTATATTAGATCCGTTATTTATGTTTGGATTTGATATGGGGATGGATGGTGCGGCTTGGGCAACTGTAATTGGGCAGTTTGTATCAGCAGTTATGCTAGCTTTGTATTTTTTCAGATTTAAAAGCGTGAAATTTGAGTTAAGGGATTTTAAGATAAGAATACGAGAAATAGGGATTTTATTTGCATTAGGGACATCGCCTTTTATTTTTCAATGTTCTGCTTTAGTTATTCAAATTGTAACAAATAATCTGCTAAAGATATACGGGGCAAAATCCATTTATGGAAGTGAAATTCCAATTGCTGTTGCTGGAATTGTTATGAAAATAAATGTTATATTTATAGCGATTGTATTGGGACTGACACAGGGAGCACAGCCTATTGCAGGATACAACTATGGAGCAAGGAAATATACGAGAGTCCGTGAAATATTAAATTTGACATTAAAAGCCGCTTTTGTTATTTCAATAGTAGCATTTGCGATATTCCAAATTTTCCCTGTACAGATAATTTCTGTATTTGGAAGTGGAAGCGAACTTTACTTTAAATACGGAACAAAATATATGAGAATATTTTTATTTTTCATATTTTTAAATGGTATTCAAGGTGCGATTACAATGTTTTTAACATCAATTGGAAGGGCATTTCAAGGGGCTTTTTTGTCACTTGTAAGACAAATTATATCACTTTTGCCGCTACTTATAATTTTACCGTATTTTATGGGAGTTGATGGAATTATGTTCGCTTTTCCAATAGCGGATCTGGTAGCATTTATTGTATCGGTAATCATTTTGAAAAAGGAAATGAAAAGAATTCCTAAATTGGATGAAGACAATTAAAAAGATTGAAAAAGGAGAAAAATTTAATGAAATTAATAGTGGGACTGGGAAATCCTGGAGAACAGTATAAATTGACAAGGCATAATATCGGTTTTATATTTATTGACGAATATTTGAAGGAAAATAATATAAATGATGTAAGGGAAAAGTTTAAGTCGCTGTTTGTACAGACTAATTATAAAGGGGATAAAGTTTTTTACCAAAAGCCAACTACATTTATGAATTTGAGTGGAGAAGCAGTTGGAGAAGCTGTCAGATTTTTTAAAATTGATCCGAAAACGGAACTTTTTGTAATTTATGACGATATGGATATGCAGTTTGGAAAACTGAAAATTAAGCAAAATGGAAGTGCAGGGGGACACAATGGCATAAAATCCATTATTTCCCATGTTGGAAATGAATTTGTGCGAATAAAATTTGGAATTGGAAAACCAAAGACGAAGGAAGAAACACTGGGATTTGTACTAGGAAAATTTTCGCCTGAGGAAAAGGAAGTTGTGAAAGATTCAAGAGAGAAAATATTTAATTTGATTGACGATATAAAAGATGATATGATAATTTCAAAGTTAATGAATAAATATAACACTAAATAAAAAAGAAAGGAATGGTTTAATGGGTAACGTTATTTTAAAATGCACTAATTTATCCAAAACTTATGATTTTGATAATGCATTAAATAATGTAAATTTATCAATAGAAACTGGTAAAATTATTGGATTATTAGGACCAAATGGAAGTGGAAAAACAACTTTTATAAAGCTGTTAAATGGACTTCTGAAACCTACTGAAGGAGAAATTTTTATAGACGGAAAAAATCCAGGAGTAGAAACTAAAAAGATTGTTGCATATTTGCCTGATAAAAATTATTTGGATAATTCTAAGACAGTAAAGGCGATTTTACAGCTATTTGCAGACTTTTATGATGATTTTGACTTGGAAAAGGCACAAAATATGTTAAAGGATCTAGGAATTGACATTACAAGAAGGTTTAAGCTGCTTTCAAAAGGGATGAAGGAAAAGGTTCAGTTAATACTGGTTATGTGCAGACGTGCCAAGTTGTATCTATTGGATGAACCAATAGCGGGAGTCGATCCTGCGGCAAGGGATTATATTTTAAATACTGTTATAAAAAATTATAACAGGGAAGCAGCAGTTATTATTTCCACACATTTAATAGCGGATGTGGAAAAGGTGCTGGATGAAGCAATTTTCATAAGTAAAGGTGAAATTTTGCTTTATCAGGATGTAAAAAGTATAATAAGTGAGCATAATAAAACAGTTGACGAATACTTTAGGGAGGTGTTTAAATATTGAAGAATCTAGGCAAATTAATCAAATATGATTTTATGGATGTGAGCAAACTGATAATACCGTTTTATATCGGAATGGGAGTAATGGGAATTGTTATAAGAGTATTTTGGTTCATTTTATTAAATGAGAAAATTGATGACAGGGTAAGAATTTCTACAGGTGTTTTTCAGTTTATGTCGTATTTTGGCTATGTAATTGCAATTATTGGGATAATCTTGATGACTTATTATGCGGTAATAATCCGTTATTACCGTTCTATTTATGGAAATGAGGGATATTTGACAAATACTCTTCCAATTGAAACATACGAAATAATTTTGGCAAAATTATTAACATTTTTTAGCTGGTTTGTTGTAAATGGGATTATAATATTTTTTACTTTCTGGTTTATTATTCCCGTGGAGGGAATATTTAAGGCAAATATATTCAGGCCTGAAGTTTTGCGTGAAATAGAAATGTTTTTACGTCATTCTGTAGGGACAGCTCTGATTATCGGTATTATTTCAATGCTAGTTATGACAATTGAAAAAATATTATTTTTATTTCTTTGTGTAAGTATTGCAAATATGGTAAAGTCTTACAGAATTTTGACTGGAATTGGAGCATATATAATTCTTGGAGGGATTATAGGTTTAATAAAACAAGTTATATTAACTTTTACATATATTTTTGATAAAAATTATGGTAATTATGATAATTCAGAATGGGAAGTTTTAAGAACATTTGAAAATGTATTTAATACTAATCTGGGAATGCTTTTCACAAGTATAGTATTTTCAGTTATCTTATTTTTTGTGGTAAATTATTTGTTAAAAAATAAGCTAAATTTGGAATAAATTTAAATAAATAAAAAACTCTAAAGAAAACTGGTGTATAGTTAGTTCAATTTAGAGTTTTTTTGTTTATTAAATGGACTTAAAATTTATCTGTTCAAAATTTTTTCAGTCTGCTTCAAATCTTTTTCTCTCGAAGCAACACCATATTTTTTCTTAATTTCCTCCAGCTTATCAATAATCTTCTGATTCTCTTCTCTTGAAAAGTTTTTTACCGATAAAAAAAATTTCATTGAACCTTCAAAACTTCTGATAGACTTTGTTAAAAAAAGACGTTTTCTAAAAAAAGGCGGCTTTCTCACAATATCGTCAAAATCAATAAAGGCAATTTTACCGCTATTCCTATCTATAAAAAAATTACCTAAACTAAAGTCCATATGATAATATCCCTTTTCAAAAAACTTTGTTTCAAAATCTAACCACAAATCAACTGTTTTATATGCAAGCTCAAAATCATCCTTTTCAACTAAATAATTATAATAAGATATAAAATCCCCTTTAAACGTTTTATTTATATTTTCCGAAACAGTTTCTATCTTTATATGTAAAGGTGTATATTTTATAACCTTATATTCTGTAATTTTCATAAAATTCAATTCTGGAAAATCCTTTTCCAGATACTTTGCAATCTCAAAGGAATTTTTTCCCTTTTCCCGTGTAAATCCAAAAAAAATCTTCAAAGCCTTCTTGCTTTTATATTCATAAGTTTTGTAAAAAAATTTTTTTTCATTATCTATATTTAAATTTTTATTTTCCTGCATTTTTATCATTTTTCCTTTATTTTTTATTCTTTTCATAGTAAAATTATTTAAAGCGAAGTTCATAGTTTATAGCTATGTTACACAAACTTTAAATTATCAATCTGATTTTTATTCTAACATATTCTATTTTTTATTTCAATAATTAAAAATTAAATGGACAGAGTAAAAAACTTTTATCCAAAATATATTGATTTTTATAATTAACTGACGTAAAATAAGATAATAATAATGAAAGGAAGGCAAAATGAAAAAAAATATAAGACTGTATAAGTTTAACGAAATTGATTCAACAAATGAATATTTACGAAAAAATCATAAAAGTTATGAGGAATTTGATGTTATTTCTGCCAGAACACAGACACATGGGAAGGCACGTAGACAGAACGACTGGGTTTCTATGGATGGAATGGCTATTTTCAGCTTTTTTTTGAAGGAAAGAGACAACTGGGAAATTGAGGATTATTTGAAATTGCCGTTGATTGCTGGACTTGCAACAGTAAACGGTTTGAAGGAAATTGAAAATTTGGAATATAAATTCAAATGGACTAATGATGTTTATGTGGAAAATATGAAATTATGTGGTATTCTAATAGAAAAAACTGAAGATGTTTATATTACGGGAATTGGGATAAATGTAAATAATATGTTGCCAGAAAACTTAAAAAGTAAAGCCATTTCATTGACTCAAATAAGAAATAAAAAATATGAAATTGATGAAGTTATAAAAAATATTGTTTTAGAATTTCAAACATTGTGTGAAAATTTAGAAAATGGATTCTGGAAGGATATTTTAAAGGAAATTAATCAGATAAATTATTTGAAAGGTAAAAAAATTGAATTAAAATTTGGCAATGAAGTTATTTCAGGAGTTGCTCAGAATATTGATGAAAATGGGGAGCTTCAGATTTTGATGGAAAAAACAGATAATCGAAAGCCTGAAGTTAGGAGTTTTTCAGTTGGGGAAGTTTTTGAAAAGATAGTTTATTCTTCATAATTTTTTTTAGATTTTTGTTAAAAAATTGTAAAATCAATATAGTTTAAAAGTAGTCTAAATTTTGGGATATTAGTAAATTAAAAAAGAGGCATAGGCCTCTTTTATTATTGTTTTTTTCTTAACTCTTCATTATCTTTTTTAGCATCTTTAATCGTACCACCTTTTCCACCATGTCCGTTCCAATATTTGCTCATAGGATTTTTTCTGCTTGTTGTTGGAATATATGCCACTGTTGCTCCTTTTCTAGCTTTAATCTGTGCTATATAGTCTTGCGACTGTTTTTCAATTTTTTCAAATTCAGTTTTATACAGTGCCTTTATTTTCTCTCTTCTCTCTTCGCTGAGCGCTTTAAGTTTTTTAGATATTTTTCCGTTAAATTCATATAATCCTGCAAATTTAGAATCATTTGAATAACTTTTTGACCCATACATTATAAGAGAGCTCATATTATTTTTTTCTCCCAGAGATCTTTCTATAAGAAATTTGTTCATTGACAGTGTCAAATTATGAGATGCTATTATTCTGTTTATCATATAGTCATTTAAAGGTTCCCATTTATAGTCAGAAAAAGCTATTTCATGTATTCTTTGCAGTTCTTCTGTCAATTTAGCGGCATCATTTGCTGAAGAATAATAACCGTTTGCGGCATTTGCAATTTCTTTCAGCACTTTATTCTGATTGGCATCCACATTGAACCCTATTATTCCTAAAACTATATCTGTATTTTCATTTTTAAATTTTTTCGCTGTTTCAACAGGATTACCGTCGCATGTTTCGATTCCGTCAGTAATGATATACAGGATATTCAATGTCTTTTCGCCTTTTAATGCTTTCAAGTCATTTGTTCCGTTTTCAATCGATTTTGCTATGGAAGTCCATCCTGTAGGCTGAATTGGAGCTAAAGAGCTTTTCAGCTTATCCTTATTTAAAGTTTCAATCGGTGAAATCAGTTCGTTGGCGGAACATGATTCCTGTTTTTTACTTGCCGTATTATCTCCCTTATGGCCGAAAACCCTCAGTCCTACTTTTGTGTTTGCAGGCATTTCGGAAATAACTTTCTCTATAGATTCCTTTGCAATTTCCATCATTGTTTTATCGCCTATTTTCTGTTTCATTGAACCGCTGGCATCTAAAATGATTTCAAGATTGACATTCATATTTTCTTCAATTTTTTGTTTTGTAAAAGGATTTACCATGTCATCCTTGAAGATGACATATGAAAATCTGTCAAGAGTTTCAATCGGCTCATAATCATAGCCGGCTATGTATAAAAATTTCTTGAAGAGACGTTCAACTTCTTCATCAGAAGCATCTTCACCTAAGGCAGGTTTAATTTTTTTCAGTTCATTCTGAACATTTTCTCTCCAGATATCTGATTTTTTTACTATATTTTCTTCATAAGTATCAGGAAACTGGTAGATTCCAGGTGCCGCATCTACTATTCCCTCATATGTGTACACAATATCAGGCAAATCCCCGTTAACGCCTTTCCCTTTTTGGAGTTCCTCTTCTGAAAGCTGTTTTTCTGATTCTTTTTTCTTGTCTTCCTTTTTGTCTATATCTTCTTTTTTATTGAAGCAGGCTGTCAAGACTAAAAGTGCAATACTTAAAATTAATAATTTTTTCCATTTATTTTTTTTCATGAAAACCTCCTAAAAATTGTAGTTCTTTATTTAGTTTTTTTAATTTATCTATTATAAGTATACCACAAAAAATATAGAATTGACTATGCAAATAACAAATGCTATAATAAGGCAGATTTATTTATACTATTTAGGAGGTATTATGAGAAAAAATATTTTAAGAAGTTTGTTATTGCTGGCAATTTTGTTATTTGCAATTAGTTGTGGTAAAAAGAATGATACAATTAAAATTGTATTTTTACCTAATGAAACCAATGATTCGTTGAAAAAATCAAGGGAAGAGTTTGCACGGGTTGTACAAGAAGCAACTGGGAAAAAGGTTGAAATTGTTACAACTACAGATTATAATATTACAGTTGAGAATATTATTTCTGGACAGTCACAGATTGCGTATATCGGAGCTGAGGCGTATTTGAATGCCAGACAGAGAACGAAAGATATTGAAGCAGTGCTTACAAATGCTGGAGAAAGCGGAACGTTAGAAGATGCACGTTATTACAGTTTTATTGCAGTTAGAGCAGAAGATGCCAATCAGTACCGTTCTGGAGATGGGTTTGACTTGAAAAAGTTAAAAGGTAAGTCTATAGGATTTGTTACAAACAGCTCTACATCAGGATTTAAAATACCTGCTAATTACATTGTAAAAGAGTTTGGATTGAAAAGTACAGATGAAGTGCTTGGAAATAAAGTATTTTCAAAAGTTATGTTTGGAAATTCACATCCTGGAGCACAAGTTTTATTATTTAAAGGGGATGTTGACGTTGCAACATTTGCTATCCCAAAATCATTTACAATTTATGAGCTGACTGCTGGAAAGGACTTTAATTCAGGAGCTACATATAAAGTGAGAAAAGGGGCAGTCGCACCATTTGGGGATTATGCAGGAAAAAGTTTTACAGTTATAAAATCAATACCTGTTTACAATGGGCCAATAGTATTTAATACAAAAACTTTAGCAAAAGAGGATCAGGAAAAAATCAAAAAGGCGCTTTTAGCTAAATCAACAACTGACAATCCACATATTTTCAGTGACAAGAAAAGTAAAATAAGAGGACTTTTCTTAAAAGAAAACCCAAATGTTGGATTTGTGGAAACAAATACAGCCTGGTATGAAGGAATGAAAGATATAAAATAATAAAAATCGAGGAAAAAAATGCGTTTAGATAAATTTTTAAAAGTAACAAGAATTATAAAAAGAAGAACAGTGGCAAAGGAGCTGGCTGACAATGGAAATATCGTCGTAAACGGAGATGTAAAGAAATCTTCCTATGATGTAAAAAAAGGCGATATTTTTGAAATAAAATATTTTAATAAAAATATAAAGGTAAAAGTACTGGATTTACCGCCTGAAAGTCTGAAAAAGGAATTTATTGATGAATATATCCAAATAATTGAATAATTTTAATTTATATAAAAAAAATCTACTTAAAATCACGATAAATAACAGTAAATATTGTATTTTTATTGATGTTTTCTCTTGTTTTTTTTAACAAATAGGGTATAATTATATCGGAAGATATAAATTACAAAATAAGGAGAAGACTTATGAAAGTTACTGATATTCGTATTAGAATTGGAAAACAGACGGAAAACAACGAAAGGTTACGGGCGTATGCCGACATAACATTTGACGAAAGTTTTGTTATTCACGGGTTAAAGATAATTGATGGACAAAACGGACTTTTTGTGGCAATGCCTTCAAGAAGAATGCCAAATGGAGAATTTAAGGATATTGTTCATCCAATAAAACCTGAATTAAGAGCTGAAATAACACAAGTTATTTTAGAAAAATTTGAACAGGAAAGTGCAGCTCAGGCTGAAGCAGAGTAAAAAATTCGTAAATTAAAAGTACACCTAAAAATACTAAAATATATATACATTAATACTAATATCAGTGGTGTACTTTTTTTTATATTTTAAAATCAATTCGTATTACTTAACTTTTCCAAAACAGCTTTATCCTTTTTGTTTCTTTTCATAACTGGTAAATACAGTACAAATTGCAAAAATATCATTGTCAGTATCAAGACAATATCATATAGCCAAATTGGATTTATAAATTTCACTTGTGAAATAATATGACTTTTTAAAAACATTGCATTTATCTCTTTGAATACCGAGTTATAAATGAATGCGTAAAGAAATATCAGAAGCAACGTAATTACTGACTGAAAAAATCCTTTTTGTGTTGGCTTGTCATCCAAATACTCATATCCAAAAAAGGTTGTAAAAACAATAAGTGCATGCATTATCATAAAAAGATAGACATAATAATTATCATGATAATATATTATTCCCGGCAAAATTAACGCTAATATCGGGCCAAAAGTCAAATAATATACGGCATTATACAAAAATTTCGTTTTAAAAATCAGATACAGTCCTGCGAAAATTGCTGCGAAATTGCAAAGATGGACAGGTGTAACGTTGGTTATAGGTTCATTTTGATACATTAACCTGTAAATTGAATCAACTAATTTAAATATGAGCAAAAAATACCCCAAAAAAGTTGAATATTTATTTATATCCATATTTTTAAAAAATTTAGGAATATAAAATAAAAATACGCAAAATAAAATAGATACAATAAAAGTTTCTATATGAATAGGGCTAAAATAACTAAAAGTCAAAATATCTCCTTTCTAAATTTCCATTTAAAAATTTAATTATTTATTATTTTCTACATTCAAGAAAATCACACTTGCCAGAGTTTTTTTATAAATTTCAAATATTCCAATTAAAATTCTGGAAATAATAAGAATAATTATTACTATCATAGCTGAATTTGGCGATTTTAATACAATTATTGAAGCAGCAGTTGTTAAAACGGCTGATACAATGGCTGAGATTACATTTATTAAAAATAAAGGTAAAATTATTTTTACTCTATTGCCTTCTAATAGTGCTGTATTTTTTTCAAATGCAGTTGTTAGGCTTACATTTCTTGATAGATATATTTGTCTGAAAAATGCTGCAAAATATGCAAGTGCAAACAAAACTCCGATACCTACTATTCCTAAAGGTTTTATAAAATTACTTATAAATGTCATAATTATAGCTAAAATTATGGATCTTGACAATATGTCTTTTCTTGTCAGTTCATTTTTTTCATCAATTCTGGTGATAACATCATTTTGGAATAAATTCAAGGCATACTCTATCACAATTACGATTAAAAGATTGATTAACATAGCAGATAACGGTAATTTAGGGAAAGGCTGTTTAGCGACAGAAGCTCTTATCATAGCCTCGAATGAATTAAACATTGTATAGCCGCTAAGTGCAAATAATGCTATGATTGAAGGCAAATATTTTCTGTCTTTACTAAACATTTCCTTTAAAACTGCAAAGGATTTTATAAAATATTCTTTTTGTGTCAAATTTTCATTTTTTAATGATTCATTTATTTCTTTCATTTTTACCTCTTTTCTATTTTTTATTATAATTTTTTTATATTTTATTTTTTACGTAAAATTTTTCAACGCTGTTTATTGTTTTGTTTGTGAAAACATCCAGTCTTTTATTCCTGAAATGCTGTAAGCAACCTTCCAAGTTCCTGCGTGTTCTGAGCCGGGATTAGCGTCTTTTGTTAAATATGGATTTGTTCCTTTTTCAAGTGTTGTATATTTAATATTTGATTTTTGGGCAATAACTTTTCTTGCACCTTCCAGAAATTGCTCATTCGTGTAATCTGCTCTCCAGCTATCCCTTGCTACAACCGCCCCTCTTTTAATAAGTTCACTTGTAATAGTGTTCATTCCTGGATAAGCCTTTGCATCTCCAGTTGAAACCATAATCCAGAGATTATTCTTTGCCATAGGGGCAACTTCCTTTTCATTCCACTGGCAGGCTACCAGATATGAAGCAGCAAATAAATCTGGGTATTTAAAGTTCATGACAATTGCCATCATTCCGCCCATAGACTGTCCTGTTGCATATAATCTTTTTTCGTCAATGCTGTATCTTGAAAGCAGATGATCTTTTATAAGATTGACTGTTGCATCCAGATCGCTTGTAATATCTCCGTTATCATTTACTACTTGTCTTGAGTATTGTGGAGCCAGTACAAATGCTTCGTGTTTTGCCTGTTCTTCAGGAGTCGCAAATGAAACCGCACCATTTCCCTGTAGCAAAGTGGCTTTTGTATCTTCACTCAAGACACCCATATCATGCATAAACAGCACAAGTGGATATTTTTTATTTCTGTCATAATTTTTTGGAGTATACAAATTGTATTTTACAACTGTCCCTGTTTTTGGATCTTTATATTCAAATTGTTTAAAATTTTCTACAACTAAATTTTTTGTTTTGTTATTTTCAAGTATAGCAATGCTTTTTTCCAATTTTTTACCATTTGCAAATAAAATATCTTCCTTTTGTGTAATGCTTGATGTGGCTTTTTTCATTTGGAATCCAGCCCCCTGCCCTCCTTCGATACGAAGAGAAGCCCCGGTATCTTTAGGATTTAATTCAATAATTACATATTTTCCATCTTTTACAATATTAGTTTTTTCTGGACGTGTGTTTGAATAAATGTTTTCTACATTTCTTCCAGCCACTGTAAAAGTATTTTTAGTCAGCTGGGAATTTATAACTTTTTCATTAAATTCCACAATGATATGTGTAACCTGCTGTCCTGTTCCGAACACTTCTGTTACGGATGTTACATTTCTAATACCTTTAGGATATTTTATTTTTTCCATTTTCAACGTGGTAGTTTCCGCTGAAAATCCAACTGTTGATAACAACATTCCAAATATTGTCAAAAATAATAATACTCTTTTCATAGGCGATTCTCCTTTTCTATTTTTTATTATTTCTTAATCCTCAATAATTAAAAATCTTTATTAAATTTTACCACACTTTTTCCTATTTTTCCACTGTTCCAAATGTTACTTTTTAAACGAGTTAATTT is from Leptotrichia trevisanii DSM 22070 and encodes:
- the mnmG gene encoding tRNA uridine-5-carboxymethylaminomethyl(34) synthesis enzyme MnmG; amino-acid sequence: MKNYDIIVVGAGHAGVEAALAAARHGLKTALFMIYLDNIAMMSCNPSVGGPGKSHLVSELGMLGGEMARHIDKYNLQLKNLNHTKGLASRITRAQADKYWYRVKMREIIEKQENLDLVQGIVVDLIVENKKVMGVEDNLGIKYGAKAVVLCTGTFLGGEYVMGDVKYSAGRQGEPASVDLPDRLVEYGFELDRYQTATPPRIAKSSIDFSKTEELKGEDKPRYFSYETKKEYNSTLPTWLTFTTPETIKVGQEMLKYSPIVTGIVSTKGPRHCPSLDRKIMNFPEKTNHQIFLEQESVESDEIYINGFTTAMPPFAQEAMLKTISGLENAKIVRYGYAVEYNFVPAYQLKLTLETKVLDGLYTAGTINGTSGYEEAACQGFMAGVNAARKILGKKEIVIDRSEGYIGVLIDDIINKKTPEPYRVLPSRAEYRLTLRQDNIFIRLLEKAKEIGLLDAEKLTELEDTCQEIENEIERLKSITVYPTKENNEKLLEIVEKQNQSESEEIEKNSKNSMNSPVSAFEFLARKEINYDNLSEFVETVELSDLAKEQVEINAKYNVFIEREKAQIEKFKKLEKMIIPKDFDYESVKGLSNIAISGLICGQPETIGQASRISGVTYNDISLLIAILKN
- a CDS encoding MATE family efflux transporter, translated to MEESIKEKNSLADNKKTRFGTESIPKLLISLAIPAIIANLVNALYNIVDQVFIGQKIGFLGNAATNVAFPLTTICLAIGLMTGVGAATNFNLELGRKRPKRAKSVAGTAVTMLLLGGIILCILINIFLKPMLTAFGATNQIFDYAIEYTRITSLGIPFLLFSIGANPLVRADGNAFYSMLAIVVGSLVNTILDPLFMFGFDMGMDGAAWATVIGQFVSAVMLALYFFRFKSVKFELRDFKIRIREIGILFALGTSPFIFQCSALVIQIVTNNLLKIYGAKSIYGSEIPIAVAGIVMKINVIFIAIVLGLTQGAQPIAGYNYGARKYTRVREILNLTLKAAFVISIVAFAIFQIFPVQIISVFGSGSELYFKYGTKYMRIFLFFIFLNGIQGAITMFLTSIGRAFQGAFLSLVRQIISLLPLLIILPYFMGVDGIMFAFPIADLVAFIVSVIILKKEMKRIPKLDEDN
- the pth gene encoding aminoacyl-tRNA hydrolase, with translation MKLIVGLGNPGEQYKLTRHNIGFIFIDEYLKENNINDVREKFKSLFVQTNYKGDKVFYQKPTTFMNLSGEAVGEAVRFFKIDPKTELFVIYDDMDMQFGKLKIKQNGSAGGHNGIKSIISHVGNEFVRIKFGIGKPKTKEETLGFVLGKFSPEEKEVVKDSREKIFNLIDDIKDDMIISKLMNKYNTK
- a CDS encoding ABC transporter ATP-binding protein — its product is MGNVILKCTNLSKTYDFDNALNNVNLSIETGKIIGLLGPNGSGKTTFIKLLNGLLKPTEGEIFIDGKNPGVETKKIVAYLPDKNYLDNSKTVKAILQLFADFYDDFDLEKAQNMLKDLGIDITRRFKLLSKGMKEKVQLILVMCRRAKLYLLDEPIAGVDPAARDYILNTVIKNYNREAAVIISTHLIADVEKVLDEAIFISKGEILLYQDVKSIISEHNKTVDEYFREVFKY
- a CDS encoding biotin--[acetyl-CoA-carboxylase] ligase; translated protein: MKKNIRLYKFNEIDSTNEYLRKNHKSYEEFDVISARTQTHGKARRQNDWVSMDGMAIFSFFLKERDNWEIEDYLKLPLIAGLATVNGLKEIENLEYKFKWTNDVYVENMKLCGILIEKTEDVYITGIGINVNNMLPENLKSKAISLTQIRNKKYEIDEVIKNIVLEFQTLCENLENGFWKDILKEINQINYLKGKKIELKFGNEVISGVAQNIDENGELQILMEKTDNRKPEVRSFSVGEVFEKIVYSS
- a CDS encoding vWA domain-containing protein gives rise to the protein MKKNKWKKLLILSIALLVLTACFNKKEDIDKKEDKKKESEKQLSEEELQKGKGVNGDLPDIVYTYEGIVDAAPGIYQFPDTYEENIVKKSDIWRENVQNELKKIKPALGEDASDEEVERLFKKFLYIAGYDYEPIETLDRFSYVIFKDDMVNPFTKQKIEENMNVNLEIILDASGSMKQKIGDKTMMEIAKESIEKVISEMPANTKVGLRVFGHKGDNTASKKQESCSANELISPIETLNKDKLKSSLAPIQPTGWTSIAKSIENGTNDLKALKGEKTLNILYIITDGIETCDGNPVETAKKFKNENTDIVLGIIGFNVDANQNKVLKEIANAANGYYSSANDAAKLTEELQRIHEIAFSDYKWEPLNDYMINRIIASHNLTLSMNKFLIERSLGEKNNMSSLIMYGSKSYSNDSKFAGLYEFNGKISKKLKALSEERREKIKALYKTEFEKIEKQSQDYIAQIKARKGATVAYIPTTSRKNPMSKYWNGHGGKGGTIKDAKKDNEELRKKQ